A single region of the Ketogulonicigenium vulgare WSH-001 genome encodes:
- a CDS encoding helix-turn-helix domain-containing protein: protein MDDTKPLPTAMIPPAARRKAAHSIAARLRALRKEAGLTLSDLAMRSGLAASTLSKIENEQMSPTYDTILSLAEGLGVDITHLVTGTQGKSVNGRKAVTRKGEGIVHRTQQYDYEMLCNDIANRQFVPLLAEVKARSLHTFDGLLRHPGEEFIFVLEGRVELHTEFYAPSLLEVGDSGYFDSTMGHALINPDDRPARVLWVCSRVVGPLAQ, encoded by the coding sequence GTGGACGATACCAAGCCATTGCCGACAGCGATGATCCCACCGGCCGCGCGGCGCAAGGCGGCGCATTCGATTGCGGCGCGGCTGCGGGCTTTGCGCAAAGAGGCGGGGCTGACCCTCAGCGATTTGGCGATGCGCAGCGGGTTGGCGGCCTCGACCCTGTCGAAGATCGAAAATGAACAGATGTCCCCGACCTATGACACGATCCTGTCACTGGCCGAGGGTTTGGGCGTGGATATCACCCATCTGGTCACCGGCACGCAGGGTAAATCCGTCAATGGCCGCAAGGCCGTAACCCGCAAGGGCGAAGGCATTGTCCATCGCACGCAGCAATATGATTACGAGATGCTGTGCAACGATATCGCCAATCGCCAGTTCGTGCCGTTGCTGGCCGAGGTGAAGGCGCGCTCTTTGCATACGTTCGACGGGCTGCTGCGCCATCCGGGCGAGGAATTTATTTTCGTGTTGGAAGGCCGGGTCGAGCTGCATACCGAATTCTATGCCCCAAGCCTGCTCGAGGTCGGCGACTCGGGCTATTTCGATAGCACGATGGGCCATGCGCTGATCAACCCCGACGACAGGCCCGCGCGGGTGTTATGGGTCTGTTCGAGGGTCGTTGGTCCATTGGCACAGTAA
- a CDS encoding ABC transporter ATP-binding protein translates to MTIAIELKDLSLRYGATPVLNGLNLHIPTGKFTVLVGPNGCGKSSLLKALIRALPLARGEITLDGKAQSQIPPRKLARLMSLLPQTLNAPDGVTVRQLVAYGRSPHTNLWNRLDGSDRAVVDSAMTRLNIAAFADRPVAELSGGQRQRAWLAMVLAQQTPVILLDEPTSYLDIAHQVEVLRLCRELADEGRTVVAVLHDLNQAFRYGDQVIVLQNGQCMAAGAPQEVAREDLLHAAFDIRARMITDPEALTPMMILRK, encoded by the coding sequence ATGACCATCGCGATCGAGCTGAAAGACCTGTCCCTGCGCTATGGCGCAACGCCCGTGCTGAACGGCCTGAACCTGCACATCCCGACCGGAAAATTTACCGTGCTGGTCGGGCCGAACGGCTGCGGAAAGTCCAGCCTGCTCAAGGCCCTGATCCGCGCGCTGCCGCTGGCACGCGGAGAGATTACGCTGGATGGAAAAGCGCAGAGCCAAATCCCCCCGCGCAAGCTGGCGCGGCTGATGTCGCTGCTGCCGCAGACGCTGAACGCGCCTGATGGCGTTACCGTGCGCCAACTGGTCGCCTATGGCCGCAGCCCGCATACCAACCTGTGGAACCGTCTGGATGGCAGCGACCGCGCCGTGGTCGATAGCGCCATGACGCGCCTGAATATCGCAGCCTTCGCCGATCGCCCGGTGGCAGAGCTGTCGGGCGGCCAGCGGCAGCGGGCATGGCTGGCGATGGTTCTGGCACAGCAAACGCCGGTGATCTTGCTGGACGAGCCGACCAGCTACCTCGACATCGCCCATCAGGTCGAGGTGCTGCGCCTGTGCCGCGAACTGGCCGACGAGGGCCGCACCGTCGTTGCCGTGTTGCACGATCTGAACCAAGCCTTTCGCTATGGCGATCAGGTCATCGTGCTGCAAAACGGGCAATGTATGGCCGCAGGTGCGCCCCAAGAGGTCGCCCGCGAAGATCTGCTGCACGCCGCCTTTGACATCCGCGCCCGCATGATCACCGACCCCGAGGCGCTGACACCGATGATGATCCTGCGCAAATAA
- a CDS encoding iron chelate uptake ABC transporter family permease subunit, producing the protein MIRAFSLCALIGALFLLSLCLGAHRLSPLAVAQLLAAHDAQDFLVWNHRLPRALIALILGGGIGLAGALVQGVIRNPLASPDLLGVTQGAGMALAGAILLFPGLAVNLLPLIAIAGGAFGAAVLMLYNAGHFSPLRFALSGVALSAGFAGVTEFLLLTHPVAINTALMSLTGSLWARGWEQMPLVLLVLPIALLALPLAKSLDLIGLGDETAHALGVDLGRVQVRALGLAVVLTGTAVAVLGPVGFIGLVAPHIARLATPGRALVILPASAAFGGAIMMAADVLGRAMAPPLEVPVGVMTAVIGAPYFLWLLFRMR; encoded by the coding sequence ATGATCCGCGCCTTCTCGCTCTGCGCGCTGATTGGCGCATTGTTTTTACTGTCGCTTTGCCTTGGCGCGCATCGCCTGTCGCCCTTGGCGGTGGCGCAGCTATTGGCCGCGCATGATGCGCAGGATTTTCTGGTCTGGAACCACCGCTTGCCACGCGCGCTGATCGCGCTGATCCTTGGGGGCGGCATTGGCCTTGCGGGCGCGCTGGTGCAAGGCGTGATCCGCAATCCCCTCGCCTCGCCGGATCTGCTGGGGGTGACGCAGGGCGCGGGCATGGCGCTGGCGGGCGCGATTTTGCTGTTTCCGGGGCTAGCCGTAAACCTGCTACCACTGATCGCCATCGCCGGCGGCGCTTTTGGCGCGGCGGTGCTGATGCTCTATAATGCGGGGCATTTCTCGCCCCTACGCTTTGCGCTATCGGGCGTGGCGCTATCGGCGGGATTTGCAGGCGTGACGGAATTCCTGCTGCTGACCCATCCCGTCGCGATTAACACCGCGCTGATGTCGCTGACCGGCAGCCTGTGGGCACGCGGGTGGGAGCAGATGCCGCTGGTGCTGCTGGTGCTGCCCATCGCGCTGTTGGCGCTGCCTTTGGCGAAATCACTCGATCTGATCGGCCTTGGCGATGAGACCGCCCATGCGCTGGGTGTGGATCTGGGACGAGTGCAGGTCCGCGCCCTCGGCCTTGCGGTGGTGCTGACGGGAACAGCGGTTGCGGTGCTGGGGCCGGTGGGCTTCATCGGCCTTGTGGCGCCGCATATCGCGCGGCTGGCGACACCGGGGCGCGCATTGGTGATCCTGCCCGCCAGCGCGGCCTTTGGCGGCGCGATCATGATGGCCGCAGATGTGCTGGGCCGCGCGATGGCCCCCCCGCTAGAGGTGCCCGTGGGCGTGATGACCGCCGTGATCGGCGCGCCCTATTTCCTGTGGCTCTTGTTTAGGATGCGCTGA
- a CDS encoding iron chelate uptake ABC transporter family permease subunit, which yields MPRGLIMTTGTTLLGVVLFAWSLIAFSTFPLSITQALPLIGWGESSTMTQIIAQIRVPRALCAVLIGGMMGLCGALMQGITRNRLASPALMGVTGGASLGLALVSSGVIALPIAPPLAAATGGAVAWALVMTLGASWSPDAARVRLILAGMTMAALCAGLTRLVVLLAEERALGVLNWLAGSLANTGYADVRLLAVTALAAAVLAAFVAARLNIVALGDEAARALGISLVPLRLAIFAGGCLMVGVTVTVTGPIAFIGLIAPNVARLMVGADYRLVTPLSALLGANLLLASDIAARWVAFPSETPAGAITALIGAPFFLFLARRPL from the coding sequence ATGCCGCGCGGCCTTATCATGACCACTGGCACCACCCTACTGGGGGTGGTGCTATTCGCGTGGTCGCTGATCGCCTTTTCCACCTTTCCCCTGTCGATCACGCAGGCGCTGCCGCTGATCGGCTGGGGAGAAAGCAGCACGATGACCCAGATCATTGCGCAGATCCGCGTGCCGCGCGCGCTTTGTGCGGTGCTGATCGGGGGGATGATGGGGCTGTGCGGCGCGCTGATGCAGGGCATTACGCGCAACCGCCTGGCCTCGCCCGCGCTGATGGGGGTGACGGGCGGCGCGAGCCTTGGGCTGGCGCTGGTCAGCAGCGGCGTGATCGCTCTGCCGATTGCCCCGCCGCTTGCCGCAGCAACGGGCGGCGCGGTGGCATGGGCGCTGGTCATGACGCTGGGGGCCTCTTGGTCGCCGGATGCGGCGCGGGTGCGGTTGATCTTGGCCGGGATGACGATGGCTGCGCTTTGCGCGGGGCTGACGCGCCTCGTGGTGCTATTGGCCGAGGAGCGCGCCTTAGGCGTGCTGAACTGGCTGGCGGGGTCGCTGGCAAACACGGGCTATGCGGATGTGCGGTTGCTGGCGGTGACGGCGCTTGCCGCCGCGGTGCTGGCGGCATTTGTCGCCGCGCGGCTGAACATTGTCGCGCTGGGGGACGAGGCGGCGCGCGCCCTTGGGATATCGCTGGTGCCTTTACGCCTTGCGATTTTCGCGGGCGGCTGCCTCATGGTGGGTGTGACCGTGACGGTCACCGGGCCGATTGCCTTCATCGGGCTGATCGCGCCCAATGTGGCGCGGTTGATGGTCGGCGCGGATTACCGCCTTGTGACCCCGCTCAGCGCGCTGTTGGGCGCGAACCTGCTGCTTGCGTCGGATATCGCGGCGCGTTGGGTTGCCTTTCCATCCGAGACACCGGCCGGAGCCATCACCGCGCTGATCGGCGCACCGTTCTTTCTCTTTCTGGCGCGCAGGCCGCTATGA